A segment of the Salinimonas iocasae genome:
TGCCGTGCTCTTTGCGCTTCCCAAAAAAAGGAGTACCACAACAGCAACGAGAAAGGAGACCAGTACAGCCTCATGAATTACCGTATCCCTGGCGGCAATAACAAAGCGTGACTGATCGAAAACGGGTTCTAGGCGAAGGCCCTCAGGCGCATTTTTCCTTATCTCCGGAAGCCGTTGTTTAATTTCATTAATAATATCAACCGTAGAGGCATTACCCAGTTTTAGTATTGAGACCATAACCCCTGGTTCGCCATCAAGGTTCGACATGCTGGTTTGCTCTGCGCCACCATCTCTGATATTCGCTACATCGCCTAACCTAACCACAGAATCTTTCGTGCTTTTTATAGGAATGTCAGCAAAGCTATTGAGATCTACAGGACTGGCGTTGGTCGAAACTGTCCAACGGGTCGACTCAACGGTGACTTCACCAGAGGGCAGTGTGACATTTTGTTGTGCCAGCGCACGAGCAACATCTTCAGCGCTTACGCCAGCATTGCGCATTTTATCGCTGTTCAAGTCCAGCATGAGCTGACGAGTGGTTCCTCCATATGGGAGGGATAATCGAAGTCCGGGAATTGACTGAATTTGTCTGCGCAGTGTTAAACGCGCGTAATCGTACAACTGTGACTCAGTTAAGTTCGCCGATGAAATGGCAAGCTGCAGTACCGGCACACTGGAGGTGGAATAATTGACAACCAATGGTGGTGTCATCCCCTCAGGCAACCGCTTTAAGATTGTTTGCGAGACGCTGGTGATTTGAGACAGTGCAACGTCGATTTTAGCATTTTGATGAAACTGGACCTGAATCATCGAATAGCCGTTACCGCTGTCTGAAGCCACCATTTTAACATCGTCCACGTTATTCATTATCGCAATTTCGCTGAAGGACGAAATTTTTGATGCCATATCGCTTGCCGCCAGCCCCGGGTATGTCCATAAAACATTTACGTAAGGGATATTTATCGATGGCAAAATGTCGGTAGACATTTTAAATACGCTTCGCGCACCAAACAAAATGAGCAGCAATACTAACGCACCAAGAGTATACCGTTGCCGTAGCGCAAGACTGACTATCCACATTACTGGTCGTCTCCAGCGCCCATTATTTGTTCGAGTTGTGATTTTCCAGGAAGACCCATTTGGAGGCTAACGGCATTATTGCCGTCTTTGTAATAAATAGCTGGCGTCGCACTGACCCCCAAGCTTTGCATTAGTGCATGATTGGCGTTTAGCTTTTCTTTAACACTATCAGACAGTGAGGCAATGGCGCGAACGTCAATCTCGTTACCGGATTCGTGCTGGTATAGTGCTGTAGCGGGATTCTCTGCACTTAAAATTGCAGCCGATTTATCGAAGCTATCTGCTTTTAGAATCCCCACCAGTATGTGTCGGATTTGTACTTTCCCGGTTTCCACCCAGGGTCTGGCTTGTTGCCAGAACTTCTTACAGTAGGGACAATTCGGATCGGTAAACGTGTAAATCACCCTCTCGGCATCTTTGTCACCATCAGGGATCCAATTTGATGAGGCAAGTGCCTGCCAGTTTTTCTCGCTTTGCGGACCAGTTATATATGCACTTAGTGCTGTTTCACCCATGTCGCGGCCCGTCGAATCCAGCATTTTACCTGTGAACAGAAACTGCTTATCTTCAGTCAGGTAGACGGTCAGGGCATTCCCCCTGAAGTCAATAATGTAACCAGTAAACCCCGAAGGCGCGTCAAACGCGTCGACAACTTCACCTCCCTGCTTTTCTACAAATTTAAGTGGCTCTGGTACTGATGATGCGATTGCCACGCCGGACTTTACGATAGTTAGAAATAAAAGGGTGTTTTTAAGCATTTTTTACTCTCCGCATTACTTGTTCAAATCATTCAACAGGGGCACTAAATAATGTTGCAATGTGGCTTGTGACAGCTCCCCCATGTGACTGTCGACAAGCTCGCCATCAGCATTAAAAAACAGCGTAGTGGGAAGGCCATAGGCACCTAATTGCGCAGACGATTTACCGGAAAAGTCGAAATAGCTGTTCTTTATCGTTATTTGTTGACTCTCTAAGAATTGGCGGGCTTTTTCAGGCGATTCTTTTTGATTTATGAAGACGAATTGAACGGCGTCGTGTTTTTGCTGCGCATCTTGCAGAATAGGCATTTCCCGACGACAGGGTGGACACCAGCTAGCCCAAAAGTTAACGATTAGTGGCTTTCCCGTCTGGGTGTTCACTACATGTGGCCTACCTTGTGCTGTGACTACATCCACACTCGTCACAGCATTTTGACTACTGATTAAAGTATTAAATAAAAAAAGCGGGAAAATGATTACGCCAGTGAACAGTGCAGATTTAAGATATGCAGACATCAGTTTACGATTGCCGCGAGCCCGAATCATGATGAAGATAATTCCTGCAAACCAGCCAACAGCCTGATTAAAGCCACCATCTCTGATATCAAGTATTGCAAACCAATCATTTTGATAAACATCCCACAATGCAATAACGAACGTTATACGGGATGCAAGAAAGCCAATAACCATGCCCCAAAATAACGTGTCGGTAGCAAGCTTTTTGTGGACGGTTGACTTTGTAAGAATACTCACAAAAATCCAAAATAGAAAAATACTGACTAACACAAGGGCTGTACTAGTCATCAACGCGAATGGTCCAATCGATATACTGGTCACAATAGATACGAAGTTGGCGAATTGTGCTGGCAGGTTAACTAGCGTAGATTAATTTGAAATTAATCTTGAACAGATACCTTATGAATATCCGACAGATAAACCAATAAGGCTTATGAATATATTACTTGTAGAAGATGATGCTGTTATTGCAGATGCAATATGCGTCTATCTGGGCCATTCGGTTATGCAGGTTACTCACGCTGCTACCATCTCTGAAGCAAAGCACTACCTAACCACATGCCTGTTTGACATGTGCCTGCTGGATATAGCGTTGCCCGATGGTAGCGGAACTTCGCTTATAAAATTCGCCAGAAAACGTAATCAGGACCTCCCAATTATTCTTCTAACAGCAAAAGACGCGCTTGATGACAAGATTCAGGGGCTGAATGCCGGAGCAGATGACTACGTAACAAAGCCGTTTGACTTCGAAGAGCTTATGGCAAGAATCCATAGTGTTTACAGACGCTCTACCCGTCAGCTTGATAGCTTTTTGAGACACGGTAATTTGCACTACGACTTGGCAAACAAGGAAGTAAAGCTCAAGGACGAACGCCTGACTCTTTCAGCGTCAGAGTTAAGATTGCTTACTGCGTTTTTATCAAACTCCAATAGGATATTGAGTGAGAATCAGCTAAAAGACTATCTATACGGGGTGGATGAGGATGTGAGTAGCAATGCACTTAACGTTCACTTGTTCAACTTGAGAAAGAAAGTCGGTAAAAACATTATCATTACTGAGCGTGGACTTGGCTTTCGCTTAGCCTCAGTCGAAGAGCAAAACCAATGAGTCTTCGACTGAAGCTTATACTAATAATTGCGCCCGTGTTTTTCCTTTTTTGGATGGTCGCAAGCTATTTTTCGGTTTTCCAGTTGAAAGATGAAATCAATCAAGCCATGGATAACCGCTTACTCTCTACGGCAAAAATGGTTAATAATTTAATTTTGTCTAATCAGAACACGTCCTCGAAATTCGGGTTAGAGGGCGTAGAACGATTCAGTGATACCGGCTCCACAAAAGGACTTGCCTGCAAGGTAAGCTTATTAAATGGTGAAGTGATTGCTAATAGTCATCCTAATGAATTAAACCTGCCAGATTCATTGCCTTCAGGCTTTAATACCATAGCTATTAATGATGGTGAGTGGCGGGTG
Coding sequences within it:
- the dsbG gene encoding thiol:disulfide interchange protein DsbG, whose amino-acid sequence is MLKNTLLFLTIVKSGVAIASSVPEPLKFVEKQGGEVVDAFDAPSGFTGYIIDFRGNALTVYLTEDKQFLFTGKMLDSTGRDMGETALSAYITGPQSEKNWQALASSNWIPDGDKDAERVIYTFTDPNCPYCKKFWQQARPWVETGKVQIRHILVGILKADSFDKSAAILSAENPATALYQHESGNEIDVRAIASLSDSVKEKLNANHALMQSLGVSATPAIYYKDGNNAVSLQMGLPGKSQLEQIMGAGDDQ
- a CDS encoding response regulator transcription factor, which encodes MNILLVEDDAVIADAICVYLGHSVMQVTHAATISEAKHYLTTCLFDMCLLDIALPDGSGTSLIKFARKRNQDLPIILLTAKDALDDKIQGLNAGADDYVTKPFDFEELMARIHSVYRRSTRQLDSFLRHGNLHYDLANKEVKLKDERLTLSASELRLLTAFLSNSNRILSENQLKDYLYGVDEDVSSNALNVHLFNLRKKVGKNIIITERGLGFRLASVEEQNQ
- a CDS encoding redoxin family protein; the encoded protein is MSILTKSTVHKKLATDTLFWGMVIGFLASRITFVIALWDVYQNDWFAILDIRDGGFNQAVGWFAGIIFIMIRARGNRKLMSAYLKSALFTGVIIFPLFLFNTLISSQNAVTSVDVVTAQGRPHVVNTQTGKPLIVNFWASWCPPCRREMPILQDAQQKHDAVQFVFINQKESPEKARQFLESQQITIKNSYFDFSGKSSAQLGAYGLPTTLFFNADGELVDSHMGELSQATLQHYLVPLLNDLNK